A single window of Clostridia bacterium DNA harbors:
- a CDS encoding amidohydrolase family protein: protein MGRYVLKNGKVILANKLIDNGGVVVEGKYIKDIFSGDNNISYGQDYQVIDVKGKYISPGFIDIHVHGGANSDFLDGSQDAIKDILKLHAQNGTTSLLATTLTCSDKDLFNALDNIRIAIDNDYDGAKILGVHLEGPYFSPKEKGAQDPKYIRNPVRDEYVSIIKKYPGMIKRVSAAPELKGSLEMAKYLSSKNILVSMAHTDATYDQAIEGVDNGFSHITHIYNSTSSVRSRDFYCQAGVVEAGLSLDELTVEVIADGRHI, encoded by the coding sequence CTAAAGAATGGCAAGGTTATCCTTGCGAATAAGTTGATCGATAATGGCGGAGTAGTAGTGGAAGGGAAATATATTAAGGATATATTCTCTGGAGATAACAATATCAGCTATGGACAGGATTATCAGGTTATAGATGTTAAGGGGAAATATATATCGCCGGGATTTATTGACATTCATGTGCATGGTGGTGCTAATTCGGATTTTTTGGATGGCAGTCAGGATGCAATAAAAGACATATTGAAACTGCATGCACAAAACGGCACTACTTCTCTGCTTGCTACTACTCTTACCTGTTCTGACAAGGATTTGTTCAATGCATTGGATAATATAAGGATTGCCATAGACAACGATTATGATGGGGCTAAGATACTAGGCGTGCATTTAGAAGGACCGTATTTTTCGCCAAAAGAAAAAGGAGCCCAAGATCCTAAGTATATAAGGAATCCTGTAAGAGATGAATATGTATCTATAATTAAAAAATATCCCGGAATGATAAAGCGTGTATCTGCCGCTCCAGAATTAAAAGGTAGCCTGGAGATGGCTAAATATTTGAGTTCTAAAAATATTTTGGTATCCATGGCTCATACTGATGCAACATATGATCAGGCAATAGAAGGTGTAGACAATGGCTTTAGTCATATAACTCATATATATAACAGTACTTCTAGTGTAAGGAGCAGAGATTTTTATTGCCAAGCAGGAGTAGTAGAGGCAGGGTTAAGCCTTGATGAACTGACTGTTGAAGTGATTGCAGATGGGAGACATATAC